The genomic interval ACAAATGCATATTTTTTCCAAGCGCCATGAGATGATGCCTCATGCCCCACAATTCCCTGTCTATTCTATGGCGGCCATATAGCGGAAGCTTCCGCAAACGTCAGTGGGGGAGACCTCCACAAAAATGTACGGAGATACAAACGCTAGGCGCCGAATAAACCGCTATTTACAAACGAGCAAAGGCGATGACATtcggtgtgcgtgtgtgtgcactCGCGTGTGCATGGCAACATTCAATAGCAGCGTAATcaacaaacaaaatgcaacCTCACGAGCTGCAACCATGTGAAATTCGACAGAGTGAATATGTTGAACagcttttttaaataaaaaaatttattttaataaaattatctATGCAATGTTATGATTTCATTGGAATATTTTGCAATCACAAAGTTGTAGTTCATCTTACTAGACATGATAtttaacttaaaaaaaatatgttagtAATAATTAAAAGCCACAGTAAAGTTAATTGAAAATCTACGTTACggtaaaataaaaattacacTTTGATCACACATTTTCTTCAAGTGCAAGCCTACACATAGACAGCAATCAAAAACGCACACTAGAGCACGAGGCGGCAATGTATTGACCTTAACACTGAACGACATCGCACACACTTGCATTGCAAAATAAGAACTTGAAATAGAATAAATCGAGCAAGAGAGCAGTGCAAATAAAAAGAGAGCGCCGAGAGAAATAGAGCACgtgagtgtatgtgtgttcaAGTTCACCCACACCAAGGCGAGTCTAACAGGGCGTCTACAGTTGAGCAAGCAGCGCTCTGTTATCGGGCTGCAGATCCCCTGTTAGCTTTCCTCCTCTGTTTTCTTGGGGTCTCTGCATTTCGGCGGAGTTGCCAGGGGGCGTTGGGTGGTGGGGCTGCGCTCTGTTTGCAGGGGGTGTGGCTCGCCTCTAATGAGGGTTGCAACTCCAGACGGAGTTTCGTCCAAGTGGAATGAGTCAGACAGTCGGGGAATGGGTCCAAAAAGGAGCTTATTCAGCAGGAAGGATAAGTGCTTTCGAGTTcgttttttttaaatggtCAATAAATTTAACCATCTAATTGAGGACTTAGTTACGCCTGATATCCGAGAGTTAAAGGTCATGCGACTCTTATACATGgttttattgaatttaaaatgaTCACTTTTCTGTCTCATTTTGGTCGATTTTCGTATTGTGCCATTTAGTTTAACAACCTGCTATTATAGAGctattttaatttacttttattttttaggcTTTCGATTGTATAAACTTTTAAATACTTCGCATACATTTCTTCAACTATTtcacattttatatttttactttttgcttCGTCTACTATTTTAAAACAGTTTGAGAGCATTTCAATGCGTATTTTTCGTTCTTGATATTATTTAACCATTTTTTATGCTTTCATGAGTCACCTAATGCTCATACAAATGTACATTGTACGTATATGCTTAATTTCATTCAGTTATGCGCAGTTAAGTGAATTTCGTTGAATGGTTCATGAGTTTAAACACAAGTTTGCTTTTTAAAGAATATGTCCATATTCTGTTTCTTACACGCATTTCAAAAATCCTATTTACAAAGATTTCCgttatttgaattattttcaaTGATGATTCAAATGAATGTTGACTTGCACACAAAAATATGTTACaacatatttgtttatatatatttaatattgtcACAACCTAATATTTTAAACTTCACCAATTGTTTGCACTATTCTCATTGTGATTGAAAAGACTTCCCTTGTTaattgtgatatttatatagcATCGAATTGGCACACAAAGCTCACACAACACTGCCTTAATCCAATATCCACGTACAAAGAGTCCACTTATTCGGACACATCACGCAGATACTTTTTGTATCTGCATCCAGAAGATTGCTATTTGTCCCGATCGAATTCTGGTGCTAACAAACGAAAGTTAACCGCCGATTGGTAAGACGATTGCGCAGAAGAGGAAAAGCGCGACAGAGGACGGAACGCGACGGTGACGGTGCGTTCCACATGACGTATTCAAAATGACTGAGACCAGACCGAGACTGGACTGCAAATTTTCGCAAAAGTGAAAAATTCTACTTTCAATATGAAAACGAACTGCGCTGTCGCCGTCGACGCCGACTGCGCTGCCTGGGCGGGAGTTGTGCAGCGGCAGCGCACTGTGGGTGTGGGTAAGGTAGGTCGTGGTATGGGAATGCACAGTGGCTACAGAGAGAGAAAAGGGAGAGCACCATCACCATTACAGAGAGTGATAGAGAGAAAGAGCAGAGCGGAAGGCCGACAGAGCCAGAACCTGCAGCGAATGCAGAGAACAAAGCGGAGCAGAGAAGTCAATGTACAAAGCAGATTGGGGGTGCAATGGACGCCGAACATGGAACTCAGGCGCGGACGTGTACGTCGCCACAGTGGATGCCCGCTAgaaggaaattaaaattgtgctaatttttcagtttaaaaaatctgaaaacttaaacaaaaatcaaaaatattacaggACAAACGCAAGTTCTTCAGAGCCTTAGtagaaaaaaaattgttttttgcttttgccgGTTAGAATTCATCTCTAAATTAGAAAGCATTTTTAAGAAAATTGCTGATGCATATTATAAGGATGATTAACTTATGGAAAGGCCAAATATACTTTACTTCTAtctttaaaaaatgtaaaagcCCCATTACAAACCTATATTCAAATTATTAGGAACTCATTAAATTATGAATTTCTAATAATATGATAAATTCTGAAAATTATTCATTAAGCAACTAAACAGCCCAAATTAATGATCTCGTCATTGCAACATTTCAAGTTGTCCTGTACCGCGCTTTCCAAGCTTATTTCCATGTTTCTGACGTGTACAGTACATGTCGTGGTTCCCGCCTGGAGTGACTTGCCCCTTATGCGTGCTTCTTTTGGGGTTGCAAAGTTTTGGCATTCCGGGAGTTGTCGTAGcacagaaattaaaaataattgcaaaaagTCGGCGAGTGGGTGGATTTCTCGGGTTTTCTGATCCTGGTTCTCGGTCCCTGTCTGTCTGGAGTTGCAACCCCTCGGGCAACGAAATGAAAGCAAACTTCAGACTCTTGGACTTGGGGTGTGGAAAGCGAGTGGGAATCAAAGGGCCGTGAGGCAGATAAGGCGAGAAAGGAGTAAGAGGACAAGCGGTTTCCTAGACACTCGATGGGCTACTTTTTGTTTGGTAAGGTCGGTCCCAAGCAGAGATACTTCCTCCACGAGCTTCGATTTTGGCCAGCATCGGGGTTGCACTCTAATGGAGCTGGCTTCCATTGTCTTTTACGCTGTGGGATAAGTTTTAAGGGAACAACGTCTTGTAACCTTGATTTTCTTATTTGCAATTGTTGTTGACAAGACGGGATTAACTTTCAAGAACTTATCATCGCTGTTCAGGACAGCATTTCATACCCCCTCGTCACTacactattataatttttaatagaaaCTCTGAAATTACATATTcactattttattttatggaATACCGGGGCTTATTATCTTAAGTTTTAAGTTAAGTTTTTTAAGTTATTATGTCTGGAGAAATAACTTATAGCTAATCTAATTTAACCTTGCTAATAACCTTTGTCAATTGAGGTTCAGTCTTCTGGGGCATTTTGGAACCGAATCTGTCCCCTTGAGGACCTCCAAATGCAACGAGGGCGTTGCATTGAGACACTGGCCCTGGCAGCCCTAATATAATAGTGGCCAAATACCATGGTCAATGACAGCGTCGTGAAATTTGCAACTGACGACACGTGGCAGGGGCAACCAGACACCACCCTTGGTCCTTTTAAGAGGATGCCCCCGTGTCAACCCAATCTGATTCCAGCTAAAAATGTTTCTCTCTCTGTAGAGAGCGGATGTGCAAACGCGCATGTTTGGGAGCTGCAACGATGCACTTGCCACATGGCTGCACGAAGGTTAAAAGAGTTTTCAGGGGCACTACGAGACTTACTACTGCTCCACCGGGCGaggaccaaggaccaaggGCAAGGACACGCAGGCATGCGCATTTCCGCATCCGAAGTCGGGTCCTTGGCTCTGGTTCGGTTTCGTATTCGGATCCTTGGCTAGAAGTGCCTCATTGCCAAGGTCCCAGGCGTGGGGAAGGCAGTGATGCCCACTATAGACTGATTAAAGTTCCTGCATTACCTTATGATGCATATCTAAACCAAACTAAACCAAACACTTATATAATTAAACAACTGGTTCAAATTGCTTAGTATTAGCTATTAAAATTGTATGATAGAGTGGCCttttatattgtttataaGTTCGATTTTTTCCATCCaacgcttaaatatttaaattttttaagtgAATTGCTTATTTATCCCTCATTTTATAAAGGTAGCAGACATTCTTACATTTTACTGTACAGTTCGATGATGCAGGCGTCAAACTCCTGCAAATGACATTGAGTAGGTGGCAGACATGGGTGAAAACAAATATAGAGGGGGAGGTATGGGGGAGGAGCAGATTAATTTCAGGGCTGCACACTGCAGTTCTTTTGCATTTTCTTGACAAATTGTGAACTGAATGCAACCGATGCAGTGCAAGGATATATGGCACACACGTGTCACCCACACTCACGCGGTCGCTAAAATTCGACATTGCAACGATGGTCATTAAAAGGTCAGCACAAACAAGTCCTTGTCCAGATCCGAACTAAAATGCGCAAGTGTTTGCCACGCTTTAATGTTATCAtcataatattttttgaaatatgtaaattgaacttttatttacaattattGATGCATCTTTTATGTGAGGATTAcatttttgaagcaactcacAATAATTTGCTCCACAAGGAATAACTAATGTAGCATATattcttaaataataattattggGAATAATATTCATTATACGTAATGAGGTTCATATACACAATGTTATTTAGCAATCTTTCTGTATCAATAATAAAAGTTTATTCCATAAATTTTCTATTCAAGCAGACACTTTCTGTGATAAAAACGCAAATAGTACGCAAATAAACATACAAAAACATTGTCTATACCAATTAGTAAAACTGTTGACCAGAGCGAATAAAACGAATTTACCGAATTTACTTAGCCCCAAACTAAACAAAATTCAATATCGGGCCTAAGCCAATTATTGGGTCAATGTGCGTGCATTGAACTGATTCGGCCAAGTCAAAGCGTAAAGTGGCCAAATGTGTGCTATAAGTCACTCGCCTCCAGAGGGTTCATTGAGACTAATTTTCATGGGGACCCGCAGAGCAGGAGACAAGGAGCTCCGGAGTCCGGAGGGTGTATTTCTCCTTATTTATGGCAGAGGAGCAGGCGTGTCGGGTCGGTGACTCAGTGGCAATATTTGGGTTTAGCAAAAGTTTATCCCCTTGTCACCCTTAGAGCTTCTCCTGTTGTTGAAAATATGGGAATTTTCGACATTGTAGCTACACAAAAATCCCTACAACGATGCTAATCGATAATCTaaggatttttttttttaattttgttcacTGTGTAACATAAAATCAGgacaaatatatattaatttattaatatatgtaCAATCTTCCACCTTTTGAAAGTATACATAAATAAAGGATATCATGCTTGAGGAAAACAAGTTTGTTTGTCACCTGTTCGAAACAAAATGCTCCTATTGCTGCGTATCCCATTGTATTATTCCAACCTGCAGCCAGCGAAGGTGAATCATTGTTCCAAAACTCCCACTTTAGGCTCCCAGCGCCCAACCACCTGATGAGTAAGCCACGGAATTTGCGGCTAATGTTGTTGAACCTCCTCGGGAACCGTGTCCATTGCACCTGACACGCACTCCTGGATGGAAGGACAAGATTGAAATGGATGGGTATGGCGCGCAAGTTCAGAGGCGCAAGTTCAAAGTTCACGTGGGGCTTGGATTTGGTCGGGCATTAGTCATATTGTTGTAAATATTTGGTGATAAATCTTATTgaatgttttatatatttaaagcgTCGAATATATACTCACACAAAACAAcatcaaatttgcattttttgaaaataaatatatatttttgtaatattttaacATTATCTTCTGCTTAATGTTGATAATTTTAGGCCAATCTATAAATAACATATGGCCATGGAGTCCGAGTTgatatttaaaatgcaaaatcaTACAAATAATCTAAATCTAACAACTCGGGATTTGAGGTCCGTGGAAtctaaaaaaagaaaataaataatgctTCCCACTATTTTTCATTTATCTCCACTTACTAATCGGCGAATCCATTTTGACTTTGCACGAGCGTAAATAATTAGTTGAAAAGGTTCCTCCTTCTTGACCCCGTTATCCTTGAGAACTTCAACAATGGACGACACAAAAGCTTGGTATATTTTAATAGCCTTCATTGGTGTATAAAATGCACGTAACTTTGGACATGATCGAAGAACTTGGAGAAAGTTGTCACCATCGAATGGAGGCGGATTGCAATTTTCATTCATCTTTTCAATATTCACTCCGTTTTGCAGAATAAACCCAAACAGAAGGCCTTCAATGTGGCAGTTGGAGTTTATCATGTCTAAAGTCTTCAGCTTCGGACAATCGGGCAATTCCGTAAAAATGTCGCAGTTGTTAATTTTTAGATCCTCCAGCTCTGGCCAAATCAAAAAATGCGGCTGTTCTGAGGGCAATATAGTTATGTTGCGTACTGTCAAGGAGCGGAGATTCGAAAGTGGTGTACAAATCTCGAGAAGATTTAAAGGTGAATAAGGATTGAAGCTTTTATTATAATCGATCATTAATTCCTCCAAAGCAGTTAAGTTTTGAATCTGGCAGACTAAAAAAAACGCAATTGTATTGATTATGCAAAAATTTCTTAggaaaattattgaaaatattgatAATATTTTGGTGCTTAAATTGTGCTATCACTAATATATTTAACTTACCATCTTCGGTAATATTACCCCTCAATGCTAATTGTGTCACATTAGTCATTTCTGCGAGCGAATCGAAAAtctttttcgaattttttgtgaATATAGTAAGTTCAGCTGATACCAATAGTTTACTCATTTTCAACAAAAGAGACCGCACGCTGTCACAATTGTTGTCGTAAACGTCAATTCTCGCCGACTTCAAATTGGGACAATGCTGCTCAATCGACTCAACCAGTATATCACTCCATGGGGTGTTCCAAATTTGTCTGCTGGAAAATTCCTCAACAGTCGATCCACATAGGCTCACTAGAACCACCCACAATTCTTGAGTTACTCCAAAGAAGGGTCTGAGCTTCTTAAAGGCACTTCGACTGTGGTAGGCAAACGCTTTGCCCAGCTTTTCATGCACCTGTGCCAGTTGCAGTTTATCTACAATACTCTGCAGTTCCTCGAATATGAGATCGAGGACTTCGATCGGCAAATCGGATATAGTCCGCTCATTCTCCATCGCAAAGCTTTTCGCCCGAGAGCGAAATGCGAACTGAAAACTGCAGCAGAGCATCGGATAGCTAAAAATCCAATTGAGAGGGAGAGAGAAAAGTTAAATGAGAGAAACCGAATCCGGGAACGCATTCCACTCTCCAGCTCTCAGTTTAGTGACATTACAACATAATGTtgtgaaa from Drosophila mauritiana strain mau12 chromosome 3L, ASM438214v1, whole genome shotgun sequence carries:
- the LOC117139906 gene encoding uncharacterized protein LOC117139906 translates to MENERTISDLPIEVLDLIFEELQSIVDKLQLAQVHEKLGKAFAYHSRSAFKKLRPFFGVTQELWVVLVSLCGSTVEEFSSRQIWNTPWSDILVESIEQHCPNLKSARIDVYDNNCDSVRSLLLKMSKLLVSAELTIFTKNSKKIFDSLAEMTNVTQLALRGNITEDVCQIQNLTALEELMIDYNKSFNPYSPLNLLEICTPLSNLRSLTVRNITILPSEQPHFLIWPELEDLKINNCDIFTELPDCPKLKTLDMINSNCHIEGLLFGFILQNGVNIEKMNENCNPPPFDGDNFLQVLRSCPKLRAFYTPMKAIKIYQAFVSSIVEVLKDNGVKKEEPFQLIIYARAKSKWIRRLIPRTSNPELLDLDYLYDFAF